A single Elephas maximus indicus isolate mEleMax1 chromosome 2, mEleMax1 primary haplotype, whole genome shotgun sequence DNA region contains:
- the LOC126068014 gene encoding olfactory receptor 2AJ1-like, producing MSCQNNQTSRSDFILLDLFLGTQAPWIPFTFTVLALLVTLFGNTTIIILIRADSRLQSPMYFLLSQLSIIDFLCISTFVPYTALAFLSGNNHISFIGCGVQLFLFTTLVGAECLLLAAMAYDCYVAICHPLGYPIFMRPLICMLMVVGPWLRGLLNALIHVVYTLTLPYCISREIYHFFCDIPALLKLVCVDTSQYEKGLFVSGVIFLLPPMSAIMASYGKILSIILRAGSSMNLRKTLATCSSHMTVVSVFYGTAIIKYLRPKSYHSPEQDVLVSVFYTILTPVLNPLIYSLRNKDVARALRKVLKNRE from the coding sequence ATGTCATGCCAGAACAACCAGACATCAAGGAGTGATTTCATCCTCTTAGACCTGTTTCTTGGCACTCAGGCTCCCTGGATCCCATTCACTTTCACTGTGCTTGCTCTCCTTGTGACCTTGTTTGGTAACACCACAATAATCATCCTTATTAGGGCTGACTCTCGTCTCCAAAGCCCCATGTACTTTCTGCTCAGCCAACTATCCATTATAGACTTCTTGTGTATCTCCACATTTGTCCCCTATACGGCGCTCGCCTTTCTATCTGGGAACAACCACATCTCCTTCATTGGCTGTGGTGTTCAGCTCTTCCTCTTCACGACCCTGGTGGGAGCAGAGTGCCTTCTGCTGGCAGCCATGGCTTATGATTGTTACGTGGCCATCTGCCACCCACTGGGCTACCCCATCTTCATGCGTCCCTTGATCTGCATGCTCATGGTGGTTGGGCCCTGGCTGCGTGGACTGCTAAATGCCTTGATTCATGTAGTCTACACACTGACTCTCCCTTACTGCATCTCCAGGGAAATATATCATTTCTTTTGTGATATCCCAGCCCTGTTGAAACTGGTCTGTGTGGACACTTCCCAATATGAAAAGGGTCTTTTTGTCAGTGGTGTtatttttctcctccctcccatgTCAGCCATCATGGCATCCTATGGAAAAATACTGTCCATCATACTGAGAGCAGGCTCAAGCATGAACCTCAGGAAAACCTTGGCCACTTGCTCTTCTCACATGACTGTAGTGTCTGTATTCTACGGGACTGCAATCATCAAGTACCTTCGGCCAAAGTCCTACCACTCCCCTGAGCAAGATGTGCTGGTCTCTGTCTTCTACACCATACTTACACCTGTGCTCAACCCCCTTATTTACAGTCTGAGAAACAAGGACGTCGCTAGGGCCCTTAGGAAAGTTCTCAAAAATAGGGAATAA